From Aristaeella lactis, the proteins below share one genomic window:
- a CDS encoding BTAD domain-containing putative transcriptional regulator — protein sequence MADSIRIQMMDHFLIYIDEKKTDHLATKSKKGAALVQYLILNEGEPVPNQKLLAALWDEEKSTNPENALKTLVSRLRVLLNQIDPMLGACVVSDRGAYHWQCPDCMSIDLYEIDAIFERLSENTLPVQEQRRLYNQLLEMYQGDLLQHSEQNEWALAKATTLHNKYMAAVYAYIELLKDKSQFADIVSVCRRALDVDSFDDRLHMELMSALIKINRTGEALVQYKHVVQLNYRYLGVQPSEDLQEFYKQIISAGRTLDFNLESIRNELRESGDHRGAFVCEYAVFKEIFNLQMRNLERLGATMFLAIIMVSPYNDKELDTLRQNNIMDGLLEILKQNLRKGDTITRFAPSIFALLLPTVNYNTGGMVLERIKRIFYRSYPNSNIVFNYRVGPLSSQGMAPDLPELESPEE from the coding sequence GTGGCAGACAGCATCCGCATCCAGATGATGGACCATTTCCTTATCTATATTGATGAAAAAAAGACAGATCATCTGGCGACCAAATCCAAGAAGGGCGCAGCCCTGGTTCAGTATCTGATCCTGAATGAGGGAGAGCCTGTCCCGAACCAGAAGCTCCTGGCTGCCCTGTGGGACGAGGAAAAGAGCACCAACCCCGAAAATGCCCTGAAAACGCTGGTCAGCCGCCTGCGCGTGCTGCTTAACCAGATCGACCCGATGCTGGGCGCCTGCGTTGTTTCCGACCGGGGTGCCTATCACTGGCAGTGCCCGGACTGCATGAGCATTGACCTGTACGAGATCGATGCCATCTTTGAGCGCCTGTCCGAGAATACCCTTCCCGTGCAGGAACAGCGCCGGCTGTATAACCAGCTGCTGGAAATGTACCAGGGCGACCTGCTGCAGCACAGCGAGCAGAATGAATGGGCGCTGGCAAAGGCGACCACCCTGCATAACAAGTATATGGCAGCGGTGTATGCCTATATTGAACTGCTGAAGGATAAGTCCCAGTTCGCGGATATCGTCAGTGTCTGCCGCCGCGCACTGGATGTTGACTCTTTCGATGACCGGCTGCATATGGAACTCATGTCCGCCCTGATCAAGATCAACCGGACAGGTGAGGCACTGGTGCAGTACAAGCACGTTGTGCAGCTGAACTACCGCTACCTGGGTGTCCAGCCCAGTGAGGACCTGCAGGAATTCTACAAGCAGATCATCTCCGCCGGCCGGACGCTGGACTTCAACCTGGAATCCATCCGCAACGAACTGCGGGAAAGCGGAGACCACCGCGGTGCCTTCGTGTGCGAGTACGCCGTATTCAAGGAAATCTTCAACCTGCAGATGCGCAACCTGGAGCGTCTCGGTGCCACCATGTTCCTGGCCATCATCATGGTTTCCCCCTATAACGACAAGGAACTGGATACCCTGCGGCAGAACAACATCATGGACGGCCTGCTGGAAATCCTGAAACAGAACCTCCGTAAGGGCGACACCATCACCCGGTTTGCTCCCTCGATTTTCGCCCTGCTTCTGCCCACGGTCAACTACAATACCGGCGGCATGGTCCTGGAACGTATCAAGCGCATTTTCTACCGGAGCTACCCCAACAGCAACATCGTATTTAACTACCGCGTCGGTCCGCTGAGCTCCCAGGGAATGGCACCGGACCTGCCGGAACTTGAGTCACCGGAAGAATAA
- the tadA gene encoding tRNA adenosine(34) deaminase TadA has translation MDETGMRKALEEAEKALAEGEVPVGAALYHGDELLWADHNRREVSKDPTAHAEMLCLRHGAEKLRDWRLKDCTLYVTLEPCPMCSGALLMSRLGRCVFGAADPDAGCCGSVYDLPADPALHGHTLWTHGVLEMECKALLDRFFSERRPEGVNQ, from the coding sequence ATGGATGAAACCGGGATGCGCAAGGCGCTGGAGGAAGCGGAAAAAGCGCTTGCCGAGGGCGAGGTGCCCGTCGGGGCAGCACTGTATCATGGTGATGAACTCCTCTGGGCGGACCATAACCGCCGGGAGGTCAGCAAGGATCCGACAGCCCACGCAGAAATGCTCTGCCTGCGTCACGGCGCTGAAAAGCTGAGAGACTGGCGTCTGAAAGACTGCACCCTGTATGTGACACTGGAACCCTGCCCCATGTGTTCCGGCGCCCTGCTGATGAGCCGGCTCGGCCGTTGTGTGTTCGGTGCTGCCGATCCGGATGCGGGCTGCTGCGGCAGCGTTTACGACCTGCCTGCGGATCCCGCACTGCACGGGCATACCCTTTGGACCCACGGCGTGCTGGAAATGGAATGCAAAGCACTGCTGGATCGTTTCTTTAGTGAAAGACGACCGGAAGGAGTGAACCAATGA
- a CDS encoding sensor histidine kinase, with product MRKNNLAYREEFLAGRVGIRAKILIYLAILAGFIISTVWMLQGVLFRNLYRGATVIQIEDAVRTQFILTVGAIVLATVLVGFTMARLISEPIIQTNEAAKELSRSRYTRPSFNGGYREIAELNDTLVRAAEDLGKVEDLQRELIANISHDLRTPLTMIEGYAEAMRDIPEEVTPENMQIIIDETTRLSSMVNEVLDFSRLRTGNLELEEAPFNLTEQIREIVRRIGRMTAVDGYNVVFDEAQDRVVKGDSKRISQVLYNLLGNALTYTGKDKTVHITQQDVGSRVRVRISDSGEGIPADELPFIWDRYYRSRENHRRAVIGSGLGLNICRGILEKHDAEFGVLSEEGKGTTFWFDLPKAEQKKE from the coding sequence TTGAGAAAGAATAATCTGGCTTACCGGGAGGAGTTCCTTGCCGGCCGGGTCGGTATCCGGGCCAAGATCCTGATTTATCTCGCAATTCTTGCGGGATTTATCATTTCCACGGTCTGGATGCTGCAGGGAGTCCTTTTCCGGAACCTGTACCGGGGCGCTACGGTGATCCAGATCGAGGACGCGGTGCGCACCCAATTCATCCTGACGGTGGGCGCCATTGTGCTGGCTACCGTGCTGGTGGGCTTTACCATGGCCAGGTTGATCTCCGAACCGATCATCCAGACCAATGAAGCAGCCAAGGAACTGAGCCGTTCCCGCTATACACGCCCGTCCTTCAACGGCGGATACCGGGAGATCGCGGAACTAAACGATACGCTGGTACGCGCGGCGGAAGACCTGGGCAAGGTGGAGGACCTGCAGCGGGAGCTGATCGCTAATATCAGCCATGACCTGCGCACGCCCCTGACCATGATCGAGGGCTATGCCGAGGCCATGCGGGATATTCCCGAGGAAGTAACCCCGGAGAATATGCAGATCATCATCGATGAGACGACCCGCCTGAGCTCCATGGTCAACGAGGTGCTGGATTTCAGCCGCCTGCGGACCGGCAACCTGGAACTGGAGGAAGCCCCCTTCAACCTGACGGAGCAGATCCGGGAGATCGTCAGGCGGATCGGCCGGATGACTGCTGTGGACGGCTACAATGTGGTTTTTGACGAGGCGCAGGACCGCGTGGTGAAGGGAGACAGCAAGCGGATCAGTCAGGTGCTGTACAATCTCCTTGGAAACGCACTCACCTATACGGGTAAGGACAAAACCGTCCATATTACCCAGCAGGACGTGGGCTCCAGGGTGCGCGTGCGCATCTCCGACAGCGGGGAAGGCATTCCTGCGGACGAGCTTCCCTTTATCTGGGACCGGTATTACCGCAGCCGTGAGAACCACCGCCGCGCTGTGATCGGCAGCGGATTGGGGTTGAATATCTGCCGGGGCATCCTGGAAAAACACGATGCCGAATTCGGTGTCCTGAGCGAGGAAGGGAAGGGAACCACCTTCTGGTTTGACCTGCCGAAGGCAGAACAGAAGAAAGAATAA
- a CDS encoding ComEC/Rec2 family competence protein, whose product MKKTLLISILALSLLFTGCTGESAGENEMSLLAINVRKADALLLRCGTSAYLIDTGTKKSADDMLAVLRGEGITRLNGVILTHTHADHVGGLKALLESGIEIENIYTSKYYVLKKEDGKHPVDKAIKKKDYEVTYLAAGDTLPLDGGKLTVVGPLEKNEEAENCNSLVLLAEGGGGSILLTGDMEFPEEASLLDAGLIPHADVLKIANHGESDATSDALVAAVSPSLAVISTNTVDEPDTPDPRVMRLLSGAGIPVLITQDSEKGILVTLRDGEVITEIK is encoded by the coding sequence ATGAAAAAGACCTTACTGATCAGCATTCTGGCCCTTTCACTGCTGTTCACGGGCTGTACGGGCGAGAGCGCCGGGGAAAACGAGATGTCCCTGCTGGCCATCAACGTCCGGAAAGCGGATGCGCTGCTGCTGCGTTGCGGCACAAGTGCCTACCTGATCGATACCGGAACAAAGAAAAGCGCTGATGATATGCTGGCCGTCCTGCGCGGGGAAGGCATCACCCGGCTGAACGGGGTGATCCTGACGCATACCCACGCGGACCATGTCGGCGGATTGAAGGCATTGCTTGAATCCGGTATTGAAATTGAAAACATATATACCTCTAAGTATTATGTCCTGAAAAAGGAAGACGGAAAGCATCCCGTAGATAAAGCCATTAAGAAGAAAGACTATGAAGTCACTTACCTGGCGGCCGGGGATACGCTGCCCCTGGACGGCGGAAAGTTGACCGTTGTCGGCCCGCTGGAAAAGAATGAGGAAGCGGAAAACTGCAATTCCCTGGTACTGCTGGCGGAAGGCGGCGGTGGCAGCATCCTGCTGACCGGGGACATGGAATTCCCGGAGGAGGCTTCCCTGCTGGATGCCGGGCTGATCCCCCATGCTGATGTGCTGAAGATCGCGAACCACGGGGAAAGCGATGCCACCAGCGATGCGCTGGTCGCCGCGGTATCCCCTTCCCTGGCGGTTATCTCCACCAACACAGTGGATGAGCCTGACACGCCGGACCCCCGTGTCATGCGCCTTCTGTCCGGTGCCGGCATTCCGGTGCTGATCACCCAGGATTCGGAAAAGGGTATTCTTGTCACCCTGCGTGACGGAGAAGTCATTACCGAAATAAAGTGA